Sequence from the Streptomyces kaniharaensis genome:
GGGGATGACGAGGTGCGCCGATGCGAGACCACACCGACCGGTCTCACCAGCCCGGCCGGGGAGCACGACCGTCGCGGCGGCGTAGGCGCCGGCCGGGGAGGCGTAGGCGCCGGCCGGGGAGGCGAGCAGGCCGGTGGTGATGAGAGCCGCAGCGGACCTAGGTCAAGCGGGCCACGGCCAGAGGCAGCGCGCGGTCGAGCGCCGCCTCGGCGTCGCACGGCACATCGGGCCGGACGCCGGTGCCCTCCCAGTTGGTGCCCGAGACCGGGTTGACCGCGCGGGCGACGGGCACGCTGAGTTCCAGGTGCGGGTGCACCGTCCAGCCCTCGCGCGGGTGCGCGCCGCCCCGGGTGGCCTCCCCGACGACCTCGGCGCGGCCGAGCTGCTGCAGGTCGTAGGCGAGTTCCTCGCCCGCGGAGAAGGTGTTTCCGCTCGTCAGCACGTAGAGCGGCTTGCTGGCGCCGAAGCGGGCACCCGGTACGAACGGGGGCGTCCAGGACTGCTCGGCCACCTCTCCCTGCCGCGAGAGCATGGTGTTGAGGTGGGTGCGGCCGTCGAGCAGGTAGCCGCAGATGAAGGCGACCGTGTCCGGATCGCCACCGGTGTTGCGGCGCAGGTCCAGGATGAGGGCGCGGGCGGGGGCCACCAGTGAGAGCGCCGCGGTCAGCGGCTGTGCCGCCCAGTCCAGCGGGAACATCTTGGGTGCGATCTCCAGGACGGCGACGCCGCCGTCGAGGAGCTCCACCCGGGGAACGCCGCCCAGGGAGGCGTCGAATTCCCTCCGCATCGCGGCGAGTGCCGCCGCGCCTTGTTCCGGCGGCGCGGGCACGGCGTGGTACTTCAGGGCCAGGTGCAGGTCGCCGTTGACGGACCGCAGATCGGCGGTGACCGCTTCGGCCAACTCCTCGGCGGATTCGGCCCGGTAGGAGCCCTCGGCACTCCGGCGCCGCAGCAGGGCCGCCAGTTGCCGGGCGGCATCGGGGAAGACGTAGTTCTCGCAGACCAGGTCGGCTATCGACTCGACGACGGCGACGGCGTCCAACGCAGGCAGTGATGTGGTGGAGGTCATGGGAGGGAGTAGACCAGCGACTTGCCAAAGCGTCAAACGTACTTAACGCTTGATCAGGTGAGCCACCAACCA
This genomic interval carries:
- a CDS encoding S41 family peptidase — its product is MTSTTSLPALDAVAVVESIADLVCENYVFPDAARQLAALLRRRSAEGSYRAESAEELAEAVTADLRSVNGDLHLALKYHAVPAPPEQGAAALAAMRREFDASLGGVPRVELLDGGVAVLEIAPKMFPLDWAAQPLTAALSLVAPARALILDLRRNTGGDPDTVAFICGYLLDGRTHLNTMLSRQGEVAEQSWTPPFVPGARFGASKPLYVLTSGNTFSAGEELAYDLQQLGRAEVVGEATRGGAHPREGWTVHPHLELSVPVARAVNPVSGTNWEGTGVRPDVPCDAEAALDRALPLAVARLT